The Natrinema amylolyticum genome includes the window CAGTCGGGCACCTGACCGGCGCGAGCGACTCGTGTCGCTGCTCGAGCGCACCGACCCCGACCGATTGGTCGTCCTCGGCGACCTCATGCACTCGATCGGCGACCCGGGCGGGGCCGAACGCGGCGAGCTCGAGGTGCTGTTCGAATCGTTCGCGGCCGATCTCGCAGTGACTGTCGTCAAAGGCAACCACGACGGCCGGATCGAGACCTGGCTCGCGGATGGCGACGATATCGAAGCGGCCGTCGACGTCGTCCCAGGCGATGGTATCGCCCTCGGCGATGTCGGGATCTGTCACGGGCACACGTGGCCCTCGCGGGCCGCCCTCGAGAGCGACGTGCTCTGTCTGGGTCACGAACATCCCTGCGTCCGACTCGAGGACGAGGTCGGCGGCAGCCGCGTCGAACGCGCGTGGCTCCGCGGACGGCTCGATCCGGCCCCGTTTCGCGACCGGTCCGAATACGAGGGGGTCTCGTGGCTCGAGCGTGCTGACGAATCGCCGCCGAAGGCGATCGTCGTACCGGCGTTCAACGACCTCGTCGGGGGGACGTGGATCAACGTGACCGGACAGTCGTTTCTCTCGCCGTTTCTCCCGGCGGGGCTGGCCGAGGGCGAGGCCTACCTGCTGGACGGGACGCGGCTCGGAC containing:
- a CDS encoding metallophosphoesterase, which codes for MRDDPRRAAAESASTPARVEPVPGEPAATAVIGGERALLVADYHAGYEAGLRYERGVDVPSRAPDRRERLVSLLERTDPDRLVVLGDLMHSIGDPGGAERGELEVLFESFAADLAVTVVKGNHDGRIETWLADGDDIEAAVDVVPGDGIALGDVGICHGHTWPSRAALESDVLCLGHEHPCVRLEDEVGGSRVERAWLRGRLDPAPFRDRSEYEGVSWLERADESPPKAIVVPAFNDLVGGTWINVTGQSFLSPFLPAGLAEGEAYLLDGTRLGPYDSV